In one window of Tellurirhabdus rosea DNA:
- a CDS encoding PAS domain S-box protein, producing the protein MQEDDPELPPDFSSSAKQAADSSQAETALQQSQAHLEAIFQGAEVGISEISTDGYFLRVNEKLCWILARTREDILTRSVAEVTFSDDVANSQKAFAELLTTGRPVSLDNRYWRPDGSVVWASSTLSLLVNQYSGARTVLAVMTDMTQRRKAEEALRQSEERLRIVMESVTDHAIITTDTESRITGWNTGAQNLFGYTEAEALGQPGAIIFTPEDKVINEPQKEIETAHREGRAMDERYHIRKDGSRLYVSGVTSPLYDVSGELLGYVKVARDLTERRDMEEALREADRRKDEFLALLAHELRNPMATLSNTLLILDMTGGKNESLPLKKALAMMSREVKQLVRLVDDLLDVSRISRGKTELRQQRLELIGLVRQAVESSRPLVEAGRRQFTAQLPEEPLFIRGDSVRLTQVVRNLLGNAAKFTHEGGHIWLSLEQEGQVAVLRVRDNGIGIPAEQQGRIFDMFAQVDASRTRSQSGLGLGLTLVREFVELHGGQVNVYSDGPGTGSSFEVRLPLSSEPKNKEIDEQS; encoded by the coding sequence ATGCAAGAAGACGATCCAGAACTGCCCCCGGATTTCTCCTCATCCGCGAAGCAGGCTGCCGATAGCTCTCAGGCCGAAACAGCCCTGCAGCAGAGCCAGGCCCATCTGGAGGCTATCTTTCAGGGCGCTGAGGTCGGTATTTCCGAGATTTCCACCGACGGTTATTTTCTGCGGGTCAATGAGAAGTTGTGCTGGATTCTGGCCCGTACGCGGGAGGATATACTGACGCGGAGCGTCGCCGAGGTGACCTTCAGCGACGATGTCGCCAACAGCCAGAAGGCCTTCGCGGAACTGCTCACGACGGGTCGGCCGGTGTCGCTCGATAACCGGTATTGGCGCCCCGACGGTTCGGTGGTCTGGGCAAGCAGTACGCTTTCGCTGTTGGTTAACCAATACAGCGGAGCACGGACCGTGCTGGCCGTCATGACGGACATGACCCAGCGCCGCAAAGCCGAGGAGGCCCTGCGGCAGTCCGAAGAGCGGCTGCGGATTGTGATGGAAAGTGTTACCGACCACGCCATTATTACCACCGATACCGAAAGCAGAATTACCGGCTGGAATACCGGAGCCCAAAACCTTTTCGGCTATACCGAGGCGGAGGCCCTGGGACAACCGGGGGCGATTATTTTTACCCCGGAAGATAAGGTCATCAACGAGCCACAGAAGGAAATTGAAACGGCCCACCGGGAAGGCCGGGCTATGGACGAACGCTATCACATCCGGAAAGACGGCTCGCGCCTGTATGTATCCGGGGTGACTTCCCCGCTTTATGACGTTTCGGGCGAACTACTGGGGTACGTGAAGGTGGCCCGCGACCTCACCGAACGGCGGGATATGGAGGAAGCCCTTCGCGAAGCCGACCGCCGGAAGGACGAGTTTCTGGCCCTGCTGGCCCATGAACTGCGCAACCCGATGGCCACCCTGTCGAACACCTTGCTGATTCTGGACATGACGGGAGGGAAAAACGAATCTCTGCCCCTAAAAAAGGCATTGGCGATGATGAGCCGGGAAGTGAAACAACTCGTCCGGCTGGTGGACGACCTGCTGGATGTCAGCCGCATCAGCCGGGGAAAAACGGAATTGCGGCAGCAGCGGCTCGAACTCATCGGACTCGTCCGGCAGGCCGTGGAATCCAGTCGCCCGCTGGTGGAGGCCGGTCGTCGGCAGTTTACGGCGCAGCTGCCCGAAGAGCCCCTTTTTATCCGTGGCGATTCCGTGCGTCTGACGCAGGTCGTCCGCAATTTACTGGGCAATGCGGCCAAGTTTACCCACGAAGGCGGGCACATCTGGCTCAGTCTTGAGCAGGAAGGGCAGGTGGCGGTGCTGCGCGTACGCGACAACGGCATCGGCATCCCGGCAGAACAGCAAGGCCGCATTTTTGATATGTTTGCGCAGGTGGATGCCTCCCGAACCCGTTCGCAGAGCGGTCTGGGGCTTGGCCTGACTTTGGTCAGGGAGTTTGTGGAACTTCATGGCGGACAGGTTAACGTCTACAGCGACGGGCCTGGAACGGGAAGTTCGTTTGAAGTCAGATTGCCGCTTTCGTCGGAACCAAAAAACAAGGAAATCGATGAACAGTCCTGA
- a CDS encoding argonaute/piwi family protein encodes MLEFPGSFITPEPYLLFDFKNQNAISKHPLLGLLNFGPYSEHIGSIPLMPTIRIGAIYPEGYYKIIKNLVYELSKTHSPFERKDYLPSFPGFKEIFKKELYLLEEEKCIQLPLHYNKDNKLPHIALAELLSKAVRQISKLSFEFDVLFIYLPESWSDAFEYQLERFSLHDYIKALTASFYIPAQLIREGSAISYKCRCSVAWRLSIALYVKSGGVPWRLAIQDEDTAIIGLSYSLRTNPLNQNQEFLTCCSQVFDSDGTGLEFIAYEADDYSKHGENPYLSRFEMRRVMQKSLNLYLQKHSGRPLRKIIIHKTTPFKKDEIEGCFDAFPHRTQIELLNVKQSTPWRAINFEYYKKVSGYPVNRGTVVTLSHNEVLLWTQGLTQLESKRNFYKEGKGIPSPIAIEQYAGSDSLNEHCRIIMGLTKMNWNHDAYYDRLPVTLAYASTLANTLRSLPSASSNLYQFKYFM; translated from the coding sequence ATGCTAGAATTCCCTGGAAGTTTTATAACACCTGAGCCTTATTTATTGTTTGATTTTAAGAATCAAAACGCAATAAGTAAGCACCCTTTACTTGGGTTATTAAATTTTGGACCTTATAGCGAACACATAGGCTCTATACCTTTAATGCCAACCATCAGAATAGGGGCCATATACCCCGAAGGATATTATAAAATCATTAAAAATTTAGTATATGAGCTTTCAAAGACTCATTCACCATTTGAGAGAAAAGATTACTTACCGTCATTTCCAGGCTTCAAAGAAATTTTCAAAAAAGAGCTTTATTTATTAGAGGAAGAAAAATGTATACAATTACCTTTACATTACAATAAAGACAATAAACTGCCACATATTGCCCTTGCAGAACTGCTCTCAAAAGCTGTCAGACAGATTAGTAAACTTTCTTTTGAGTTTGACGTATTATTTATTTACCTGCCAGAATCTTGGTCAGATGCATTCGAATATCAATTAGAAAGATTTAGCCTTCATGATTATATAAAAGCGCTAACAGCATCATTCTATATACCTGCTCAATTAATAAGAGAAGGAAGCGCTATTTCTTATAAGTGTCGATGTAGTGTAGCTTGGAGGCTTTCTATTGCATTATACGTCAAATCTGGTGGAGTGCCGTGGAGGTTAGCTATACAAGACGAAGATACTGCTATAATTGGCCTAAGTTATAGCTTACGTACTAACCCTTTGAATCAAAATCAAGAGTTCCTTACATGCTGTAGCCAAGTATTCGATTCGGATGGTACAGGCTTAGAGTTTATCGCATATGAAGCAGACGATTATTCTAAGCACGGAGAGAATCCTTACTTATCCAGATTTGAAATGAGGAGAGTTATGCAGAAGAGTCTAAACCTTTACCTACAGAAACATTCTGGCAGACCCTTAAGAAAAATTATCATTCATAAAACAACACCTTTTAAAAAAGATGAAATTGAAGGTTGCTTTGACGCATTTCCACACAGAACGCAAATAGAGTTACTGAACGTTAAGCAATCAACTCCTTGGCGAGCCATTAACTTTGAATATTATAAGAAAGTTTCTGGTTATCCAGTAAATAGAGGTACAGTGGTCACGCTTTCTCACAACGAAGTCCTTCTTTGGACCCAAGGTCTTACCCAACTAGAAAGCAAAAGAAATTTTTACAAAGAAGGGAAAGGTATCCCTTCTCCTATTGCTATAGAGCAGTATGCAGGCTCTGATAGTTTGAATGAGCATTGCCGTATTATCATGGGACTTACTAAAATGAATTGGAATCATGACGCTTACTATGACAGACTTCCGGTTACTTTAGCTTATGCTTCAACTTTAGCAAATACATTACGTAGTTTACCAAGCGCTTCAAGCAACCTTTATCAATTTAAATATTTTATGTAA
- a CDS encoding GDSL-type esterase/lipase family protein, whose protein sequence is MPFSPFTTLVATLAFCGLTGLAAAQSAVPDTSFRSTYYEQKRTLYESLPVERNSILFIGDSITDTAEWAELLGNSRIKNRGISGDLSFGVLARLDALIAAKPEKVFLMIGVNDLARGVADSVIIRNYRQMAERFRRQSPQTRIYWQSVLSTNDSFPQFKRHQGKMQNIRALNDALRTLASQTGQTFVDLHPYLSDSDGKLDARYTNDGLHLNGTGYSRWVEALRKNKYL, encoded by the coding sequence ATGCCCTTTTCCCCATTTACTACGCTGGTCGCTACTCTTGCTTTTTGCGGATTAACCGGCCTGGCGGCGGCGCAGTCGGCTGTACCCGACACCAGCTTTCGGTCCACGTATTATGAGCAGAAACGTACACTTTACGAATCGCTGCCCGTTGAGCGGAATAGCATTCTTTTTATCGGCGACAGCATCACCGATACCGCCGAGTGGGCCGAACTGCTGGGAAACAGCCGGATCAAGAACCGGGGTATTTCGGGCGACCTCAGCTTTGGAGTCCTCGCCCGGCTGGATGCCCTCATTGCTGCTAAACCGGAGAAAGTGTTTCTGATGATCGGCGTCAATGACCTGGCCCGGGGCGTTGCCGACAGTGTCATCATCCGCAACTACCGGCAGATGGCGGAACGATTCCGCCGCCAGTCGCCCCAAACCCGGATTTACTGGCAGAGTGTCCTGTCGACCAACGACTCTTTTCCCCAGTTTAAACGGCATCAGGGCAAGATGCAGAACATCCGGGCTTTGAACGATGCTCTCCGTACGCTGGCCAGCCAGACGGGTCAGACTTTTGTGGACCTGCACCCCTACCTGTCGGACTCCGACGGGAAGCTCGACGCCCGGTACACCAATGACGGCCTGCACCTCAACGGAACCGGCTACAGCCGCTGGGTCGAAGCGCTGCGCAAAAACAAGTACCTCTGA
- a CDS encoding response regulator, whose amino-acid sequence MNSPEDKETTGRRILVVDDNVDAATTLALLLRLMGNEVQACFGGREALEIGRDLRPQVIVLDIAMPNLDGYETCQLIRKQPWGADITLIALSGYGQEEDRRHSLKAGFDGHLVKPVDLEALQEMLEGARNKEVR is encoded by the coding sequence ATGAACAGTCCTGAAGACAAAGAAACCACGGGCCGCCGGATTCTGGTGGTGGACGATAATGTGGACGCGGCTACTACGCTGGCCCTTCTGCTCCGCCTGATGGGAAACGAAGTGCAGGCGTGCTTTGGCGGGCGGGAGGCGCTGGAGATTGGCAGAGACCTACGGCCGCAGGTGATTGTGCTGGACATTGCCATGCCCAACCTCGACGGATACGAAACCTGCCAGCTGATCCGGAAGCAGCCCTGGGGCGCTGACATTACCCTGATTGCCCTGAGTGGATACGGCCAGGAGGAGGACCGGCGGCACAGCCTGAAAGCAGGTTTCGACGGCCATCTGGTCAAACCGGTTGATCTGGAAGCCTTACAGGAAATGCTGGAGGGGGCCAGAAACAAGGAAGTCCGGTGA
- a CDS encoding YtxH domain-containing protein produces MRSTSNFLTGLLLGVGAGMLLAPKTGKELRDQVEQAFKGDGTSGGGDWKQKLNQVVDQIKSQVNQVMSQVQGNAGSNGNGNGNYSSPATPATPATSSMTPQDVTRQQYNTSIDPLADDAGLGYSGSESPMRTDRDL; encoded by the coding sequence ATGAGAAGCACTTCAAATTTTCTGACCGGGCTCCTGCTGGGCGTAGGCGCCGGGATGCTGTTGGCACCCAAAACGGGCAAAGAACTCCGTGACCAGGTCGAACAGGCATTTAAAGGCGACGGCACGAGCGGCGGCGGCGACTGGAAACAGAAGCTCAATCAGGTGGTCGACCAGATCAAATCGCAGGTCAACCAGGTGATGTCGCAGGTGCAGGGCAATGCCGGCAGCAATGGGAACGGCAACGGCAACTATTCAAGCCCCGCCACCCCGGCCACTCCGGCGACTTCCTCCATGACGCCGCAGGACGTTACCCGGCAGCAGTACAATACCAGCATCGATCCGCTCGCCGACGACGCGGGTCTGGGATACAGCGGCTCCGAAAGCCCGATGCGGACCGACCGGGATCTTTAG